The Pan paniscus chromosome 12, NHGRI_mPanPan1-v2.0_pri, whole genome shotgun sequence genome window below encodes:
- the OXER1 gene encoding oxoeicosanoid receptor 1 has protein sequence MLCHRGGQLIVPIIPLCPEHSCRGRRLQNLLSGPWPKQPMELHNLSSPSPSLSSSVLPPSFSPSPSSAPSAFTTVGGSSGGPCHPTSSSLVSAFLAPILALEFVLGLVGNSLALFIFCIHTRPWTSNTVFLVSLVAADFLLISNLPLRVDYYLLHETWRFGAAACKVNLFMLSTNRTASVVFLTAIALNRYLKVVQPHHVLSRASVGAAARVAGGLWVGILLLNGHLLLSTFSGPSCLSYRVGTKPSASLRWHQALYLLEFFLPLALILFAIVSIGLTIRNRGLGGQAGPQRAMRVLAMVVAVYTICFLPSIIFGMASMVAFWLSACRSLDLCTQLFHGSLAFTYLNSVLDPVLYCFSSPNFLHQSRALLGLTRGRQGPVSDESSYQPSRQWRYREASRKAEAIGKLKVQGEVSLEKEGSSQG, from the coding sequence ATGTTGTGTCACCGTGGTGGCCAGCTGATAGTGCCGATCATCCCACTTTGCCCTGAGCACTCCTGCAGGGGTAGAAGACTCCAGAACCTTCTCTCAGGCCCATGGCCCAAGCAGCCCATGGAACTTCATAACCTGAgctctccatctccctctctctcctcctctgttctccctccctccttctctccctcaccctcctctgCTCCCTCTGCCTTTACCACTGTGGGGGGGTCCTCGGGAGGGCCCTGCCACCCCACCTCTTCCTCGCTGGTGTCTGCCTTCCTGGCACCAATCCTGGCCCTGGAGTTTGTCCTGGGCCTGGTGGGGAACAGTTTGGCCCTCTTCATCTTCTGCATCCACACGCGGCCCTGGACCTCCAACACGGTGTTCCTGGTCAGCCTGGTGGCCGCTGACTTCCTCCTGATCAGCAACCTGCCCCTCCGCGTGGACTACTACCTCCTCCATGAGACCTGGCGCTTTGGGGCTGCTGCCTGCAAAGTCAACCTCTTCATGCTGTCCACCAACCGCACGGCCAGTGTTGTCTTCCTCACAGCCATCGCACTCAACCGCTACCTGAAGGTGGTGCAGCCCCACCACGTGCTGAGCCGTGCTTCCGTGGGGGCAGCTGCCCGGGTGGCCGGGGGACTCTGGGTGGGCATCCTGCTCCTCAACGGGCACCTGCTCCTGAGCACCTTCTCCggcccctcctgcctcagctacagGGTGGGCACGAAGCCCTCGGCGTCGCTCCGCTGGCACCAGGCACTGTACCTGCTGGAGTTCTTCCTGCCACTGGCGCTCAtcctctttgctattgtgagcatTGGGCTCACCATCCGGAACCGTGGTCTGGGCGGGCAGGCAGGCCCACAGAGGGCCATGCGCgtgctggccatggtggtggccGTCTACACCATCTGCTTCTTGCCCAGCATCATCTTTGGCATGGCTTCCATGGTGGCTTTCTGGCTGTCCGCCTGCCGCTCCCTGGACCTCTGCACACAGCTCTTCCATGGCTCCCTGGCCTTCACCTACCTCAACAGTGTCCTGGACCCCGTGCTCTACTGCTTCTCTAGCCCCAACTTCCTCCACCAGAGCCGGGCCTTGCTGGGCCTCACGCGGGGCCGGCAGGGCCCAGTGAGCGACGAGAGCTCCTACCAACCCTCCAGGCAGTGGCGCTACCGGGAGGCCTCTAGGAAGGCGGAGGCCATAGGGAAGCTGAAAGTGCAGGGCGAGGTCTCTCTGGAAAAGGAAGGCTCCTCCCAGGGCTGA